In one window of Lewinella sp. 4G2 DNA:
- a CDS encoding M36 family metallopeptidase, whose product MKQFFTCLLLLAVGTGLSAQSEKAAQNYLQQNYEQLGLKAGDVADLRVSDAYASPGGVEHVYLAQYHNGIPVNNAQAILHYRGQKLVSKNIGLERDVVANAPAATPAVNAHKAVFNAASEVAPAFGQPIAMAKSGADERFVWPAVSPEPITAQLNYLHTEEGLKLAWRVLIDQHEADAHYYYIMVDANTGDLISKDDLVLHCDFGGGHQHDLAADCRAATPKVTNAATTLGKQSVMDGATYNVIPFGEESPLHGARVLEVNPADANASPFGWHDTNETEGAEFTITRGNNVYAYPDREVGTDNNNSPDAETAEGGAELLFDFPFTPGGNVDGNLSAAMVQSFYTTNKMHDWLYAHGFTESAGNFQNNNYKNGGQPGDEVFAEVMDGSGTNNANFFTPADGGNPRMQMMLFTNNPGLLQGVEPASLMSTFATGEADFGPDVALNGPYEGDVVRAFDASAAPNLMCEAAVNGSDLAGNIALITRGDCFFVDKVLNAQDAGAIAVIICNNVDGLIGMTGNPARQITIPAVSTTTQVCDLFRAELDAGNNVRVKLENQSPPPTASDFDAGIVAHEFGHGVSNRLVGGPSNASCLRNDEQMGEGWSDFFTLASTPLTITDTPDGTEARGIGNYATGSTISGRGIRSQAYSTDLSINDKTYNDVIFTGFEGAPHPLGEVWAATLWDLYWHYVEQDGFDPDLINGTGGNNKAVRLVVEGMKYTACGPGLIDARDGILEANRVVFGGAEQCELYEIFAKRGLGFSATQGTDDNRTDNDEGFDLSPYCDANVQLKKTVDANVIEPGEAVGYTLRAFSYRPEVTENVVITDVIPAGMVLDQATVEGVPSFTLEGDVITFNIGTMAFEDEVVIRYDLTADPTLGSETYFFDGAEDGDDNWSFVNEAGAILWTDTESRAFEGDLAWFVANDEVESDQQLVTFDPILVEGANPALRFLTQYATEPGWDAGIVEISLDENTWTRVPSSQLLRGKFRGEVAPNATEALRGDGSFWGDSRGYQEIIIDLSQYRDQEIFFRFRFLSDANTGATGWWVDNIEMLDLFFYESPAVLTSDLNDNFTAEVGDLGVLVENGMLVDVVDAELGQTSVDVFPNPASETANVRITAERSGAATVRLMTADGRTLAVRQLDLTPGKNQTSFATDQLPAGIYLIQVTGADHVTTSKLTVQ is encoded by the coding sequence ATGAAGCAATTCTTTACCTGCTTGCTCCTCCTCGCCGTGGGGACGGGCCTCTCGGCGCAGTCCGAAAAAGCTGCCCAAAACTATCTCCAGCAAAACTACGAGCAACTCGGCCTTAAGGCGGGTGACGTAGCGGATCTGCGGGTCTCCGACGCCTACGCCTCCCCCGGTGGCGTGGAGCACGTTTACCTGGCGCAGTACCACAACGGTATCCCAGTGAATAACGCTCAGGCGATTCTGCACTACCGTGGCCAGAAGCTGGTGAGCAAGAACATCGGCCTGGAACGCGACGTGGTGGCCAATGCTCCCGCGGCAACGCCAGCCGTCAACGCACACAAAGCTGTATTTAACGCTGCCTCCGAAGTGGCTCCCGCCTTTGGCCAGCCCATCGCGATGGCCAAGAGTGGTGCCGACGAGCGCTTCGTCTGGCCCGCCGTATCTCCGGAGCCCATCACGGCTCAGCTGAACTACCTCCATACGGAGGAAGGCCTGAAGCTGGCCTGGCGAGTCCTCATCGACCAGCACGAGGCGGACGCTCACTACTACTACATCATGGTGGATGCCAATACTGGCGATCTGATCAGTAAGGACGACCTCGTCCTCCACTGTGACTTCGGTGGTGGCCACCAGCACGACCTGGCCGCTGACTGCCGCGCGGCGACTCCTAAAGTGACGAACGCCGCCACTACGCTGGGTAAGCAGTCCGTCATGGACGGAGCGACGTACAACGTCATTCCCTTCGGCGAGGAATCTCCCCTCCACGGAGCGCGCGTCCTGGAAGTCAACCCAGCAGACGCTAACGCTTCCCCCTTCGGCTGGCACGACACCAATGAGACGGAAGGTGCCGAATTCACCATCACCCGTGGCAATAACGTTTACGCTTATCCCGACCGTGAAGTAGGTACCGATAACAACAATAGCCCCGACGCCGAAACCGCCGAAGGTGGTGCCGAGCTCCTCTTCGACTTCCCCTTCACCCCCGGAGGCAACGTGGATGGTAACCTTTCCGCCGCCATGGTGCAGTCTTTCTACACCACGAATAAGATGCACGACTGGTTGTACGCCCACGGCTTCACCGAAAGCGCGGGTAACTTCCAGAACAACAACTACAAGAACGGTGGCCAGCCCGGTGACGAAGTCTTCGCCGAGGTAATGGACGGATCCGGCACCAACAACGCCAACTTCTTTACCCCCGCGGACGGTGGTAACCCCCGGATGCAGATGATGCTCTTCACTAATAATCCTGGTTTGCTCCAGGGTGTGGAGCCGGCTTCACTCATGTCAACTTTCGCTACCGGCGAAGCTGACTTTGGCCCCGACGTTGCGCTGAATGGCCCTTACGAAGGGGACGTAGTTCGTGCCTTCGATGCTTCCGCCGCGCCAAACCTCATGTGTGAGGCCGCCGTAAATGGTTCTGATCTGGCGGGGAACATCGCGCTCATCACCCGTGGCGACTGTTTCTTCGTGGACAAGGTCCTGAACGCTCAGGACGCTGGCGCCATCGCCGTCATCATCTGTAACAACGTAGATGGGTTGATTGGTATGACCGGTAACCCGGCACGGCAGATCACTATCCCAGCCGTTAGTACCACGACTCAAGTATGTGATCTCTTCCGCGCGGAGTTGGACGCTGGTAACAACGTTCGGGTCAAATTGGAGAACCAATCTCCTCCGCCCACGGCCAGTGACTTCGACGCCGGCATCGTGGCCCACGAATTTGGCCACGGTGTATCTAACCGCCTCGTGGGCGGCCCCAGCAACGCCAGCTGCCTCCGCAACGATGAGCAGATGGGTGAAGGTTGGTCCGATTTCTTCACGCTGGCCTCTACGCCACTGACCATCACCGACACTCCGGACGGTACCGAAGCACGAGGAATTGGTAACTACGCCACTGGTAGCACGATCTCCGGACGTGGTATTCGTTCACAGGCGTACAGTACCGACCTCAGTATCAACGATAAGACTTACAACGACGTCATCTTCACTGGCTTTGAAGGTGCCCCCCACCCCCTCGGTGAAGTTTGGGCCGCTACCCTTTGGGATCTTTACTGGCACTACGTGGAGCAGGATGGCTTCGACCCCGACCTCATCAACGGAACGGGTGGTAACAATAAGGCCGTCCGCCTCGTCGTGGAAGGCATGAAGTACACCGCCTGTGGCCCCGGCCTCATTGATGCTCGCGACGGTATCCTGGAAGCCAACCGCGTTGTTTTTGGAGGTGCAGAACAGTGTGAGCTTTACGAAATCTTTGCTAAGCGTGGCCTCGGCTTCTCCGCTACTCAGGGTACGGACGACAACCGGACGGACAACGACGAAGGTTTTGATCTGTCTCCCTACTGTGACGCCAACGTCCAACTCAAGAAAACCGTCGACGCCAACGTGATCGAGCCCGGGGAAGCAGTTGGCTACACGCTGCGAGCGTTCAGCTACCGCCCCGAGGTTACGGAGAACGTAGTCATTACCGACGTGATTCCCGCGGGTATGGTCCTCGACCAAGCTACCGTTGAGGGTGTACCTAGTTTCACGCTGGAAGGAGACGTGATTACGTTCAACATCGGCACCATGGCCTTTGAAGATGAAGTCGTCATTCGCTACGATCTCACCGCCGATCCCACCCTTGGTTCCGAAACCTACTTCTTTGATGGTGCTGAGGATGGTGATGACAATTGGTCATTCGTAAACGAAGCGGGTGCTATACTCTGGACGGATACCGAAAGCCGCGCTTTCGAAGGTGACCTCGCTTGGTTCGTAGCCAACGATGAAGTAGAGTCCGACCAGCAACTGGTAACCTTTGACCCAATTTTGGTAGAGGGTGCTAATCCCGCGCTACGCTTCTTGACGCAGTACGCCACCGAGCCCGGTTGGGATGCAGGTATCGTTGAAATCAGCTTGGACGAGAACACCTGGACGCGCGTTCCCAGCAGCCAACTCCTCCGGGGTAAGTTCCGTGGTGAAGTGGCGCCCAATGCTACCGAAGCGCTACGCGGCGACGGTTCCTTCTGGGGCGACAGCCGTGGTTACCAGGAAATCATCATCGACCTGAGCCAATACCGCGACCAGGAGATCTTCTTCCGTTTCCGCTTCCTCTCCGACGCCAACACCGGCGCTACCGGATGGTGGGTGGACAACATCGAAATGCTCGACCTCTTCTTCTACGAGTCTCCCGCCGTACTGACCTCCGACCTCAACGACAACTTTACCGCCGAAGTTGGTGACCTAGGTGTCCTCGTTGAAAATGGTATGCTGGTTGACGTCGTCGACGCCGAGCTCGGCCAGACCAGCGTAGATGTGTTCCCGAACCCCGCCAGCGAAACGGCTAACGTCCGCATCACCGCAGAGCGTTCCGGCGCCGCCACCGTACGGCTCATGACTGCTGACGGCCGTACCCTCGCCGTCCGCCAGTTGGACCTCACGCCCGGAAAGAACCAGACTTCTTTCGCCACGGACCAACTGCCCGCCGGCATCTACCTCATCCAGGTAACCGGTGCGGACCACGTGACGACCAGTAAGCTGACCGTTCAGTAG
- the rsmI gene encoding 16S rRNA (cytidine(1402)-2'-O)-methyltransferase — MLYLVPTPIGNREDISQRSLRILAEADLILAEDTRTSRPLMKHYGIETNLRSYHAHNEHAIVDQLVAELGEGAVFALITDAGTPGISDPGFLLVRACREAGVEVSCLPGPAAFVPALAASGIPCDKFHFEGFLPHKKGRQTRLIYLSGLDNTFALYESPHRIVKLLGQLIEFCGEGRKACVAREITKLHEEITTDTLAALKAHYEAKPSIKGEIVVVVAGK; from the coding sequence ATGCTCTACCTCGTCCCCACGCCCATCGGCAACCGTGAAGATATTTCCCAGCGTTCGCTGCGCATTCTCGCGGAAGCGGATCTCATTCTGGCGGAGGATACCCGTACGAGCCGGCCATTGATGAAGCACTACGGGATCGAGACGAATTTGCGGTCCTACCACGCCCACAACGAACACGCCATCGTGGACCAACTCGTCGCGGAACTCGGCGAAGGGGCGGTCTTTGCGCTCATCACTGACGCGGGTACGCCCGGTATCAGCGACCCCGGTTTTTTGTTGGTCCGGGCTTGCCGGGAGGCCGGGGTTGAGGTAAGTTGTTTACCCGGCCCGGCGGCCTTCGTCCCGGCCTTGGCGGCTAGCGGCATTCCCTGCGATAAGTTTCACTTCGAGGGTTTCCTGCCCCACAAAAAGGGGCGGCAGACGCGGCTCATTTACCTTTCCGGGCTGGACAACACCTTTGCGTTGTACGAAAGCCCGCACCGGATCGTCAAACTACTTGGCCAGCTCATCGAGTTTTGTGGGGAGGGCCGCAAGGCCTGCGTGGCCCGCGAGATCACCAAGCTCCACGAGGAGATCACGACCGACACCCTCGCGGCGTTGAAGGCGCACTACGAGGCCAAGCCTTCCATCAAGGGGGAGATCGTCGTCGTGGTTGCCGGCAAATGA
- a CDS encoding GatB/YqeY domain-containing protein — MTLEQQITTDMKTAMKAKDKVSLRGIRAIKSAILLQKTDGSGKELDKDGEIALLQKLVKSRRDSLDIYTKQNREDLAATEREEIEVISRYLPEALSEEELGKLVDDVIAKTGASGMKDMGKVMGMANKAAAGRAEGKAIAAMVKTKLAS, encoded by the coding sequence ATGACCCTCGAACAGCAAATCACTACCGACATGAAAACGGCCATGAAGGCTAAGGATAAGGTGAGTCTGCGTGGCATCCGCGCCATCAAATCCGCCATCTTGCTGCAGAAGACGGACGGCAGCGGCAAGGAACTGGATAAGGACGGCGAGATCGCGCTGTTGCAAAAACTCGTGAAGAGCCGCCGGGACAGCCTGGACATCTACACTAAGCAAAACCGGGAAGACCTGGCCGCCACCGAGCGCGAAGAGATCGAAGTGATCAGCCGCTACCTGCCCGAAGCACTTTCGGAAGAGGAACTCGGCAAACTGGTCGACGACGTGATTGCCAAGACCGGCGCCAGCGGTATGAAGGACATGGGCAAAGTGATGGGCATGGCCAACAAAGCCGCCGCCGGCCGCGCCGAAGGCAAAGCGATCGCCGCCATGGTAAAAACCAAGTTGGCCTCCTGA
- a CDS encoding HlyD family secretion protein, translating to MRLNLFYPAVVLVGLALFFLFRPPVETDINFFGFAESNETAVNYNYPVVIEEILVQPGQAVKAGEALLRVSRRKAKETLADQSFRIRELQAEEGIWRSRKQDQLAELRREGEQRVAAIQRDIEEAQRKLDYQLSLSEGLSTVSVAPATYQPLRDKIAALRDDLALAQVNSKEKVEALEREIALGGNPYRAQIDRLAAEEQFDADQQVQPFEVTAPDDGLIGNIDVKEEEHVPSYETLLSFYEPHSSVIRGYLHEDQTSKVDIGSVFEVYSLRDPSLVYTGTVIGLGSRIVSIPARLRKLRDFETYGREVIVEITPENGFLQKEKVGLRSVGAENVSR from the coding sequence ATGCGCCTTAATTTATTCTACCCCGCCGTGGTGCTGGTTGGTCTGGCGCTCTTCTTTCTCTTCCGCCCGCCGGTGGAGACGGACATCAATTTCTTCGGTTTCGCCGAGAGTAACGAGACGGCCGTCAATTACAATTACCCCGTGGTCATCGAGGAGATCCTCGTCCAACCCGGGCAGGCCGTCAAAGCGGGGGAAGCCTTGCTCCGCGTCAGCCGCCGGAAGGCTAAGGAAACCCTGGCCGATCAGTCGTTCCGCATCCGCGAACTCCAGGCGGAGGAGGGCATCTGGCGTAGCCGCAAGCAGGACCAACTCGCCGAACTCCGCCGGGAGGGGGAACAGCGGGTTGCCGCCATCCAACGCGACATCGAGGAAGCCCAGCGCAAGCTGGATTACCAACTCAGCCTCAGCGAGGGCCTCTCCACGGTATCCGTTGCCCCGGCCACTTACCAACCTCTCCGGGATAAAATTGCCGCGCTACGCGACGATCTGGCGCTGGCGCAGGTGAATAGTAAAGAGAAGGTGGAAGCGCTCGAACGTGAGATCGCCCTCGGCGGTAACCCGTACCGGGCTCAAATCGACCGACTCGCCGCCGAGGAGCAGTTTGATGCGGACCAGCAGGTGCAACCCTTCGAAGTCACCGCCCCCGACGACGGGCTGATTGGCAACATTGACGTAAAGGAGGAGGAACACGTCCCCTCCTACGAGACCCTACTCTCCTTCTACGAACCCCACTCCAGCGTGATCCGCGGCTATTTGCACGAGGACCAGACCTCCAAAGTCGATATCGGAAGTGTATTCGAAGTCTACTCCCTCCGCGACCCAAGCCTCGTGTACACTGGCACGGTGATCGGTCTGGGTTCCCGGATCGTCAGCATCCCCGCCCGCCTGCGGAAACTGCGTGACTTTGAGACTTACGGCCGCGAGGTTATCGTGGAGATCACCCCCGAGAACGGATTTCTCCAGAAGGAGAAAGTGGGCCTGCGCTCGGTTGGCGCTGAAAACGTAAGCCGATGA
- the hisIE gene encoding bifunctional phosphoribosyl-AMP cyclohydrolase/phosphoribosyl-ATP diphosphatase HisIE, with protein MKAFDLSQLDFAKSPDGLLPAIVQDATTRVVLMQGYVNREAVEQTLATKKVTFFSRSKGRLWTKGETSENYLHLVSMAADCDRDSLLIQANPSGPTCHTGDDTCWGEANQGEFLSHLERTIQNRRDNPSEKSYTSQLLARGINKVAQKVGEEAVELVIEAKDDDRDLFLGEAADLMYHYIVLLAAKGYTLDDVREVLRSRHS; from the coding sequence ATGAAAGCGTTCGACCTCAGCCAACTTGATTTTGCTAAATCCCCCGACGGATTGCTCCCCGCCATCGTGCAGGATGCCACTACGCGGGTCGTCCTGATGCAGGGCTATGTCAACCGGGAGGCCGTGGAGCAAACCCTGGCCACGAAAAAGGTCACCTTTTTCAGCAGAAGTAAGGGCCGCCTCTGGACGAAGGGAGAAACCAGCGAAAACTACCTCCACCTCGTCAGCATGGCCGCCGATTGCGATCGGGATAGCCTCCTCATCCAGGCAAACCCTTCCGGCCCCACCTGCCATACCGGCGACGATACCTGCTGGGGGGAAGCGAATCAAGGCGAGTTTCTCAGCCACCTCGAAAGAACCATCCAGAACCGGCGGGATAACCCATCGGAGAAAAGCTACACCAGCCAGCTCCTGGCCCGCGGCATCAATAAAGTCGCCCAGAAGGTGGGGGAAGAAGCCGTAGAACTCGTCATCGAAGCGAAAGACGATGATCGCGACCTCTTCCTCGGTGAAGCCGCCGATCTGATGTACCACTACATTGTCCTATTGGCCGCGAAGGGCTATACGCTGGATGACGTCCGGGAGGTGTTGCGGTCACGGCATAGTTGA
- a CDS encoding ribonuclease H-like domain-containing protein — MLEQIDVTKVLFLDIETVSGSPSYAEMDETMQGLWGYKAPSATRRYGEEFTEEELADAYTEKAGIFAEFGKIVCISVGFVFRDKSDKRLRIRLKSFADRDEKKLLQDFNTMLDQYYGDVQRQFICGHNIKEFDVPYMCRRMVINQLKLPRMLSIVGKKPWELQHLLDTMTLWKFGDFKNYTSLKLLAGVFGFPTPKDDIDGSDVGRVFWEEDDLERIATYCEKDVLATAQLFLRYQLKPLLETDQVQYADS; from the coding sequence ATGTTAGAGCAGATCGACGTTACCAAAGTGCTTTTCCTGGACATTGAAACGGTAAGCGGGTCGCCCTCCTACGCGGAGATGGACGAGACGATGCAGGGCCTGTGGGGCTACAAGGCGCCCTCCGCCACGCGCCGCTACGGGGAAGAATTTACGGAGGAGGAATTAGCTGATGCTTACACGGAAAAGGCCGGCATTTTTGCGGAGTTTGGTAAGATCGTCTGCATCAGCGTCGGTTTCGTTTTCCGAGACAAGAGCGATAAGCGGTTGCGAATCCGCCTAAAATCTTTCGCCGACCGGGACGAGAAGAAGCTGCTCCAGGACTTCAACACCATGCTGGACCAGTACTACGGCGACGTGCAGCGGCAGTTCATCTGTGGCCATAACATCAAAGAGTTCGACGTCCCCTACATGTGCCGGCGGATGGTCATCAACCAACTGAAACTGCCCCGGATGCTGAGCATCGTGGGAAAGAAACCCTGGGAACTTCAGCACCTGCTCGATACGATGACGCTGTGGAAGTTTGGCGACTTTAAAAATTACACTTCCCTGAAGCTACTCGCCGGCGTCTTCGGCTTCCCCACCCCGAAGGACGACATCGACGGCAGCGACGTAGGCCGCGTCTTCTGGGAAGAGGATGACCTGGAGCGCATCGCCACCTACTGCGAAAAGGACGTCCTAGCTACCGCGCAGCTTTTCCTCCGCTATCAGCTGAAACCGTTGTTGGAGACGGATCAGGTGCAGTATGCGGATTCGTAG
- a CDS encoding DUF4956 domain-containing protein: protein MFDIEWLNYDPETPGFYIVLLTTLFAFFLSSLIAITYEFTTQSIYRRAHFVQALILIGTVAAMVMQAIGDSLARGLGIIGALSIIRFRTVLDDPRNITFMFASLGAGIASGVLGFSVALTGTIVFCLGAVILRFSPLSNTNELIGEVRLQVPKDDELKAIIEKALYKECRDIELEKIRFLNPKRVKTYDDKGIPQVEEYSRENLQEFSYLIKLKHRGSISALGESLEAIPGLESLRLSFRQRATKL, encoded by the coding sequence ATGTTCGATATTGAATGGCTGAATTACGATCCGGAAACCCCGGGCTTTTACATCGTGCTGCTCACGACGCTGTTCGCCTTTTTCCTCAGTTCATTGATTGCGATCACTTACGAGTTTACGACTCAGAGTATCTACCGGCGGGCCCACTTCGTCCAGGCCTTAATCCTCATCGGGACGGTGGCGGCCATGGTCATGCAGGCCATCGGGGATAGTCTCGCCCGCGGGCTTGGCATCATTGGAGCGCTATCGATCATTCGCTTCCGGACGGTGCTGGATGACCCGCGCAACATCACCTTCATGTTCGCTTCTTTGGGGGCGGGCATCGCTTCGGGCGTCCTCGGTTTTTCGGTGGCGCTGACGGGGACGATCGTCTTTTGCCTCGGGGCCGTTATCCTCCGGTTCAGCCCATTGAGCAATACGAACGAGCTCATCGGGGAAGTCCGTTTACAGGTCCCTAAAGATGACGAGCTCAAGGCCATTATTGAAAAGGCGCTGTACAAGGAATGCCGGGACATCGAACTCGAAAAGATCCGCTTCCTCAACCCCAAGCGCGTCAAGACTTACGACGATAAGGGTATCCCCCAGGTCGAGGAGTACTCGCGGGAGAACCTGCAGGAGTTTTCCTACCTCATCAAACTGAAGCACCGGGGTTCCATCAGCGCGCTCGGCGAGTCGCTCGAAGCCATCCCGGGCTTGGAAAGCCTGCGGCTCAGCTTCCGCCAACGGGCCACAAAACTCTGA
- a CDS encoding OmpA family protein yields MRLLLLITVSLCLSACVSSGKFKRTSQAYVQRIDTLNSQIDLQDNKIDRLNLMLERSRGANDALILTQDKLQDRLAQQEDELDDVQGNLTNTSSRLAGELKAARAEAAAIQASRDSLLAQQQALVEEFEAGLTKASVVMDKALMDAVPTEKYRINITGGEVRLSVQEDLLFQPKSVNKLADEAEIILRSVMDALQADPLLKLEVIGHTDNKPNPRRNTSNLEYASLRANYLAQELAETYYLSPNRVVAASQGEFGPLTSNATDEGRATNRRVDFVLRNSVSNLLRQLGKLE; encoded by the coding sequence TTGCGCCTACTTCTTTTGATTACCGTCAGCCTCTGCCTTTCGGCCTGCGTTTCGTCCGGAAAATTTAAACGGACGAGCCAAGCCTACGTCCAGCGGATTGACACTCTGAATAGCCAAATCGATCTCCAGGACAATAAGATCGACCGGCTAAACCTCATGCTCGAGCGCAGCCGGGGCGCTAACGATGCGCTGATCCTTACTCAGGACAAATTACAGGATCGCCTCGCCCAGCAGGAGGACGAACTCGACGACGTGCAGGGCAACCTGACCAATACCAGCTCCCGCTTGGCCGGAGAGCTGAAGGCCGCCCGGGCGGAAGCCGCCGCCATCCAGGCATCGAGGGATTCGTTGCTGGCCCAGCAACAAGCGCTCGTTGAGGAATTTGAGGCTGGCCTTACCAAGGCTTCCGTCGTGATGGATAAGGCGCTGATGGATGCCGTCCCGACGGAAAAGTACCGCATCAACATCACCGGTGGCGAGGTGCGGCTGAGTGTGCAGGAAGATCTTTTGTTCCAGCCCAAATCCGTCAACAAACTGGCGGACGAAGCTGAGATCATCCTCCGGAGCGTGATGGACGCGCTGCAGGCGGACCCACTCCTCAAACTGGAAGTGATCGGCCATACGGACAACAAACCTAACCCGCGCCGGAACACGAGCAACCTGGAATACGCGTCGTTACGGGCCAACTACCTCGCCCAGGAACTCGCCGAAACCTATTACCTCAGCCCCAACCGTGTCGTCGCCGCCAGCCAGGGGGAGTTCGGACCGCTGACGTCCAACGCGACCGATGAGGGCCGGGCCACCAACCGGCGGGTGGATTTTGTGCTCCGCAACAGTGTTTCTAACCTGCTGCGGCAACTTGGCAAGTTGGAATAA
- a CDS encoding M48 family metallopeptidase, translating into MAKRPRKVGERWTTLELDGLTVPVQVVLERGRRNIRASLASKALIIRVPDHLRGQERRAGIEDMLNWARATYQKKPEAFARFRTAAVADAYTFTIQDETYRINVESHPLKHHTISKQADGTLLALLYADDDRVESGKIIPKLLARYFANEHLPEVTKRVHELNERHFQRPVNSVKMSDTTSRWGSCSSKGNINLSSRLLLAPPEVLDAVIIHELAHLVEANHSSRFWAQVARALPDYKTYDRWLKEHGRSLSFQPTPVAD; encoded by the coding sequence ATGGCCAAGCGCCCCCGAAAAGTTGGTGAACGGTGGACAACGCTGGAGTTGGACGGGCTCACCGTACCGGTACAAGTTGTCCTGGAACGGGGCCGTCGAAATATTCGGGCCTCCCTGGCATCCAAAGCCCTGATCATCCGCGTACCGGACCACCTCCGCGGCCAGGAGCGGCGCGCCGGTATTGAGGACATGCTGAACTGGGCCCGCGCTACCTACCAAAAGAAACCGGAAGCCTTCGCGCGTTTCCGGACGGCCGCCGTAGCTGACGCCTACACCTTTACCATCCAGGACGAGACCTACCGGATCAACGTGGAAAGCCACCCGCTGAAACACCATACTATTTCCAAACAGGCTGACGGCACGCTGCTGGCTCTGCTCTACGCGGACGATGATCGGGTGGAATCCGGCAAGATCATCCCCAAACTCCTGGCCCGCTACTTTGCCAACGAGCACCTCCCGGAGGTGACCAAACGGGTGCACGAACTGAACGAGCGCCACTTTCAACGCCCGGTTAATTCGGTAAAGATGAGCGATACGACCTCGCGCTGGGGGAGTTGTTCCAGCAAGGGCAACATCAACCTCTCCTCGCGGCTACTGCTGGCCCCACCGGAAGTGCTGGATGCCGTCATCATTCACGAGCTGGCCCACTTGGTGGAGGCGAACCATTCTTCCCGGTTCTGGGCGCAGGTGGCCCGGGCCCTGCCGGACTACAAAACCTACGACCGCTGGCTGAAGGAACACGGCCGGAGTCTGAGTTTCCAACCCACCCCGGTGGCGGACTGA